From the genome of Biomphalaria glabrata chromosome 1, xgBioGlab47.1, whole genome shotgun sequence, one region includes:
- the LOC106052335 gene encoding ecdysone receptor-like isoform X1, with protein sequence MHGDLPQFFSKSAQGAVPSSMGKVLPEGEMPPDSGQNHLSLADRMNFVPGAGSSAYHPLDTAGELGGPSDSKRKKGNGIEGKSIEEELCRICGDRASGYHYNALSCEGCKGFFRRSITKTASYHCKYGGNCEMDMWMRRKCQFCRLRRCREVGMKEECLLSEDQCKARDARRKAKQRFQPKQEVQSPDSYGGHSSETDTVPYMPPIDIKPNFFSFPSSSSSHSGGGSPSSVTEECCYPMKKLSDQQRETIETLVALQDKYEFADSESYEKALNGFDSRKQQSSDPQSFISAMASTFVIITQLIVEYAKCLPGFLSLSKADQITLLKSSTTEVMTIRAARCYDLESRCIVFGNGQPCSVDNMKAAGLGHYAELLFEFCHNMASVKTDNAEYTLFTAICIFSERPGLEAKQKVEKIQGDYVELLQAYENAKRGKGGNALARFLSRLSDLRTISVEHSKVLLELDIKKDGPDIPSVIKEIILLPPEGN encoded by the exons TTCTCCCTGAGGGTGAGATGCCCCCAGACAGCGGCCAGAACCACTTGTCTCTAGCTGATCGGATGAATTTTGTTCCTGGTGCAGGCAGCAGTGCTTACCACCCATTGGACACTGCTGGGGAGTTAGGAGGACCATCAGACTCCAAAAGAAAGAAGGGCAATGGTATAGAGGGCAAGAGCATAGAGGAGGAGCTGTGTCGGATTTGTGGGGACAGAGCTTCGGGCTATCATTACAATGCACTCAGCTGTGAAGGGTGTAAAG GATTCTTCCGACGCAGCATCACCAAGACAGCTTCTTACCACTGCAAATATGGTGGAAATTGTGAAATGGACATGTGGATGCGCCGGAAGTGTCAGTTTTGTCGATTGCGGCGATGCAGAGAAGTGGGGATGAAGGAAGAAT GCCTTTTGTCGGAAGATCAGTGCAAGGCTCGAGATGCACGGCGCAAAGCCAAGCAAAGGTTTCAGCCCAAGCAAGAAGTTCAGAGTCCTGATAGTTACGGTGGACACAGCTCTGAGACAGATACTGTCCCCTACATGCCACCCATTGACATTAAGCcaaatttcttttcctttcctTCGTCCTCATCCTCCCATTCTGGTGGCGGCTCTCCCAGCTCAGTGACAGAAGAATGCTGTTACCCAATGAAAAAGTTAAGTGACCAACAGCGTGAGACCATTGAAACCTTGGTAGCCTTACAAGATAAATATGAGTTTGCGGATTCAGAATCTTATGAAAAAGCCTTA AATGGTTTTGACTCTCGGAAGCAGCAATCATCAGATCCACAATCATTCATAAGTGCCATGGCTTCTACATTTGTTATAATTACCCAGCTGATTGTAGAATATGCCAAATGTTTACCAGGTTTTCTTTCATTGTCTAAAGCTGATCAAATCACTCTCCTCAAA TCCTCAACTACTGAGGTGATGACCATCAGAGCAGCCAGATGCTATGATCTGGAATCACGCTGTATTGTATTTGGTAACGGGCAGCCATGCAGTGTAGATAACATGAAGGCTGCTGGCCTGGGACACTATGCTGAATTGTTGTTTGAATTCTGTCACAATATGGCCAGTGTCAAAACAGACAATGCTGAATATACTTTATTTACAGCTATCTGTATTTTTTCAG AGCGTCCTGGACTGGAGGCCAAGCAAAAGGTAGAGAAAATACAAGGGGACTATGTGGAGTTACTGCAGGCCTATGAGAATGCCAAACGAGGCAAAGGTGGGAATGCTTTAGCTCGCTTTTTGTCTCGATTGTCAGATCTAAGAACCATCAGTGTGGAACATTCCAAAGTTTTGTTGGAGTTGGACATCAAGAAGGATGGACCAGATATCCCATCAGTCATTAAGGAAATCATTCTCCTACCTCCTGAAGGGAACTAA
- the LOC106052335 gene encoding ecdysone receptor-like isoform X3 gives MPPDSGQNHLSLADRMNFVPGAGSSAYHPLDTAGELGGPSDSKRKKGNGIEGKSIEEELCRICGDRASGYHYNALSCEGCKGFFRRSITKTASYHCKYGGNCEMDMWMRRKCQFCRLRRCREVGMKEECLLSEDQCKARDARRKAKQRFQPKQEVQSPDSYGGHSSETDTVPYMPPIDIKPNFFSFPSSSSSHSGGGSPSSVTEECCYPMKKLSDQQRETIETLVALQDKYEFADSESYEKALNGFDSRKQQSSDPQSFISAMASTFVIITQLIVEYAKCLPGFLSLSKADQITLLKSSTTEVMTIRAARCYDLESRCIVFGNGQPCSVDNMKAAGLGHYAELLFEFCHNMASVKTDNAEYTLFTAICIFSERPGLEAKQKVEKIQGDYVELLQAYENAKRGKGGNALARFLSRLSDLRTISVEHSKVLLELDIKKDGPDIPSVIKEIILLPPEGN, from the exons ATGCCCCCAGACAGCGGCCAGAACCACTTGTCTCTAGCTGATCGGATGAATTTTGTTCCTGGTGCAGGCAGCAGTGCTTACCACCCATTGGACACTGCTGGGGAGTTAGGAGGACCATCAGACTCCAAAAGAAAGAAGGGCAATGGTATAGAGGGCAAGAGCATAGAGGAGGAGCTGTGTCGGATTTGTGGGGACAGAGCTTCGGGCTATCATTACAATGCACTCAGCTGTGAAGGGTGTAAAG GATTCTTCCGACGCAGCATCACCAAGACAGCTTCTTACCACTGCAAATATGGTGGAAATTGTGAAATGGACATGTGGATGCGCCGGAAGTGTCAGTTTTGTCGATTGCGGCGATGCAGAGAAGTGGGGATGAAGGAAGAAT GCCTTTTGTCGGAAGATCAGTGCAAGGCTCGAGATGCACGGCGCAAAGCCAAGCAAAGGTTTCAGCCCAAGCAAGAAGTTCAGAGTCCTGATAGTTACGGTGGACACAGCTCTGAGACAGATACTGTCCCCTACATGCCACCCATTGACATTAAGCcaaatttcttttcctttcctTCGTCCTCATCCTCCCATTCTGGTGGCGGCTCTCCCAGCTCAGTGACAGAAGAATGCTGTTACCCAATGAAAAAGTTAAGTGACCAACAGCGTGAGACCATTGAAACCTTGGTAGCCTTACAAGATAAATATGAGTTTGCGGATTCAGAATCTTATGAAAAAGCCTTA AATGGTTTTGACTCTCGGAAGCAGCAATCATCAGATCCACAATCATTCATAAGTGCCATGGCTTCTACATTTGTTATAATTACCCAGCTGATTGTAGAATATGCCAAATGTTTACCAGGTTTTCTTTCATTGTCTAAAGCTGATCAAATCACTCTCCTCAAA TCCTCAACTACTGAGGTGATGACCATCAGAGCAGCCAGATGCTATGATCTGGAATCACGCTGTATTGTATTTGGTAACGGGCAGCCATGCAGTGTAGATAACATGAAGGCTGCTGGCCTGGGACACTATGCTGAATTGTTGTTTGAATTCTGTCACAATATGGCCAGTGTCAAAACAGACAATGCTGAATATACTTTATTTACAGCTATCTGTATTTTTTCAG AGCGTCCTGGACTGGAGGCCAAGCAAAAGGTAGAGAAAATACAAGGGGACTATGTGGAGTTACTGCAGGCCTATGAGAATGCCAAACGAGGCAAAGGTGGGAATGCTTTAGCTCGCTTTTTGTCTCGATTGTCAGATCTAAGAACCATCAGTGTGGAACATTCCAAAGTTTTGTTGGAGTTGGACATCAAGAAGGATGGACCAGATATCCCATCAGTCATTAAGGAAATCATTCTCCTACCTCCTGAAGGGAACTAA
- the LOC106052335 gene encoding ecdysone receptor-like isoform X2, giving the protein MWPAEWEQDLLQNDCLLDSIQVLPEGEMPPDSGQNHLSLADRMNFVPGAGSSAYHPLDTAGELGGPSDSKRKKGNGIEGKSIEEELCRICGDRASGYHYNALSCEGCKGFFRRSITKTASYHCKYGGNCEMDMWMRRKCQFCRLRRCREVGMKEECLLSEDQCKARDARRKAKQRFQPKQEVQSPDSYGGHSSETDTVPYMPPIDIKPNFFSFPSSSSSHSGGGSPSSVTEECCYPMKKLSDQQRETIETLVALQDKYEFADSESYEKALNGFDSRKQQSSDPQSFISAMASTFVIITQLIVEYAKCLPGFLSLSKADQITLLKSSTTEVMTIRAARCYDLESRCIVFGNGQPCSVDNMKAAGLGHYAELLFEFCHNMASVKTDNAEYTLFTAICIFSERPGLEAKQKVEKIQGDYVELLQAYENAKRGKGGNALARFLSRLSDLRTISVEHSKVLLELDIKKDGPDIPSVIKEIILLPPEGN; this is encoded by the exons TTCTCCCTGAGGGTGAGATGCCCCCAGACAGCGGCCAGAACCACTTGTCTCTAGCTGATCGGATGAATTTTGTTCCTGGTGCAGGCAGCAGTGCTTACCACCCATTGGACACTGCTGGGGAGTTAGGAGGACCATCAGACTCCAAAAGAAAGAAGGGCAATGGTATAGAGGGCAAGAGCATAGAGGAGGAGCTGTGTCGGATTTGTGGGGACAGAGCTTCGGGCTATCATTACAATGCACTCAGCTGTGAAGGGTGTAAAG GATTCTTCCGACGCAGCATCACCAAGACAGCTTCTTACCACTGCAAATATGGTGGAAATTGTGAAATGGACATGTGGATGCGCCGGAAGTGTCAGTTTTGTCGATTGCGGCGATGCAGAGAAGTGGGGATGAAGGAAGAAT GCCTTTTGTCGGAAGATCAGTGCAAGGCTCGAGATGCACGGCGCAAAGCCAAGCAAAGGTTTCAGCCCAAGCAAGAAGTTCAGAGTCCTGATAGTTACGGTGGACACAGCTCTGAGACAGATACTGTCCCCTACATGCCACCCATTGACATTAAGCcaaatttcttttcctttcctTCGTCCTCATCCTCCCATTCTGGTGGCGGCTCTCCCAGCTCAGTGACAGAAGAATGCTGTTACCCAATGAAAAAGTTAAGTGACCAACAGCGTGAGACCATTGAAACCTTGGTAGCCTTACAAGATAAATATGAGTTTGCGGATTCAGAATCTTATGAAAAAGCCTTA AATGGTTTTGACTCTCGGAAGCAGCAATCATCAGATCCACAATCATTCATAAGTGCCATGGCTTCTACATTTGTTATAATTACCCAGCTGATTGTAGAATATGCCAAATGTTTACCAGGTTTTCTTTCATTGTCTAAAGCTGATCAAATCACTCTCCTCAAA TCCTCAACTACTGAGGTGATGACCATCAGAGCAGCCAGATGCTATGATCTGGAATCACGCTGTATTGTATTTGGTAACGGGCAGCCATGCAGTGTAGATAACATGAAGGCTGCTGGCCTGGGACACTATGCTGAATTGTTGTTTGAATTCTGTCACAATATGGCCAGTGTCAAAACAGACAATGCTGAATATACTTTATTTACAGCTATCTGTATTTTTTCAG AGCGTCCTGGACTGGAGGCCAAGCAAAAGGTAGAGAAAATACAAGGGGACTATGTGGAGTTACTGCAGGCCTATGAGAATGCCAAACGAGGCAAAGGTGGGAATGCTTTAGCTCGCTTTTTGTCTCGATTGTCAGATCTAAGAACCATCAGTGTGGAACATTCCAAAGTTTTGTTGGAGTTGGACATCAAGAAGGATGGACCAGATATCCCATCAGTCATTAAGGAAATCATTCTCCTACCTCCTGAAGGGAACTAA